From Struthio camelus isolate bStrCam1 chromosome 21, bStrCam1.hap1, whole genome shotgun sequence, one genomic window encodes:
- the PRDM2 gene encoding PR domain zinc finger protein 2 isoform X2 — MNQNTTESVGTVETLADVPEHVLRGLPEDVKLFPSAVDKTRLGVWATKSILKGKKFGPFVGDKKKRSQVKSNVYMWEVYYPNLGWMCVDATDPNKGNWLRYINWARSGKEQNLFPLEINRTIYYKSLKPIAPGEELLVWYNGEDDPEIAAAIEEERAASARGRRHSPKAKKGKKKTQEGKNKGKKATETKQKKTDLDSTCADMRDSKEGQKEEDEKPSVSAVLSLEQTAVIQEMVNQDVLPKLTIPSPTNEPQMVTEDNQGAAINCGSDDLDDDEEEEDEDEEDEEELEDASMPKDNAEMPLICEEKLDFMEEQKSMSEESPESSPKKKLVVKIPKAKGESNGDIQETFMFPCQHCERKFTTKQGLERHMHIHISTVNHAFKCRYCGKAFGTQINRRRHERRHEAGPKRKPFLTLTAAQHLDNVGDNQVIVDDGLKDDLNVSGLVQDSVVLDSEKVSQEISNSAFAEENKEPKELHPCKYCKKVFGTHTNMRRHQRRVHERHLIPKGVRRKGFFPEEPQLQTEQAPPVQSVYIASTEIEEEGEVDDVYIMDISSNISENLNYYIDGKIQSNSSTSNCDVIQMESNSADLYGLNCIISPVTVEISQNLKVTQTHVNEPPKEPSSSGSNESKKRRTASPPLVPKIKTEIDPELINATSSLNLPLSISTENLTFHKEKSVYLSSKLKQLLQTQDTKKITPSSEIPKLGPSVTSPPILPPASGRFKRRTSSPPSSPQHSPVLRDFVKAGEGKTVWNDSIRSSKMPKLESHSNSPAWSLTGREERETMSPLCFEDYKISKDWTAAPTFGNVCNQQPLDLSSGVKQRSDVKNKNQVPWESVLDLSVHKKPCSDAEIREYKENNSLQPTCSGIKKKKPTTCMLQKVLLNEYNGMDAATDSAPSANRSPSPSKSSESQADPDTDPGLFASSVDTQPLRSSLSPVPQPSVPSVCQLPPLLTPTNPPSPPPCPPVLTVATSPPPLLPTIPLPIPDVSTSATNTSSCPSPLSNTTAQSPLPVLSPTVSRSPSPVPSVEPAASPGPPTLSSSSSSSSSSSFSSSSSPSPPPLSVVSSVVSSTDNLENTLPIIKQEEIDNEQKAREDPQTSSESGTVQETFSKSFVCNVCESPFLSIKDLTKHLSVHAEEWPFKCEFCVQLFRDKTDLSEHRFLLHGVGNIFVCSVCKKEFAFLCNLQQHQRDLHPDKECTHHEFESGTLRPQNFTDPSKANVEHMQSLPDSLDPSKEEEDEDLNDSSEELYTTIKIMASGVKSKDPDVRMGLNQHYPSFKPPPFQYHHRNPMGIGVTATNFTTHNIPQTFTTAIRCTKCGKSVDNMPELHKHILACASASDKKRYTPKKNPVPLKQTVQPKNGMVVITGPGKNAFRRMGQPKRLNFNVEISKMSSNKLKISALKKKNQLVQKAILQKKKSAQQKAELKSNPSESDSHICPYCNREFTYVGSLNKHASYSCPKKPISPSSKKNSSKKSASSSSPASTEKGNNQRRRTADAEIKMQSMQAHLGKTRARTSGPAQMQLPSASFKSKQNVKFVPPIRSKKPNSSSSLRNSSPVRVSKMTHVEGKKTKVVAKNSSSGISSKASRKLHVRLQRNNKAVLPSKSAAASKKKADRFSVKSRERIGGPITRSLQQAANAEAAENKRDESSTKQELKDFSMLGGVQNQLV, encoded by the exons CCAATCGCGCCCGGCGAGGAGCTGTTGGTGTGGTACAATGGGGAGGACGACCCGGAGATAGCAGCCGCTATTGAGGAAGAgcgagccgccagcgcccgcggccgccggcactccccgaaagccaagaAAG gaaagaaaaagactcaGGAGGGtaaaaacaagggaaagaagGCAACGGAGACGAAGCAGAAAAAGACTGATTTGGATTCCACTTGTGCAGATATGAGGGATTCTAAAGAGG GTCAAAAGGAGGAAGATGAAAAACCTTCCgtttctgctgtgctgtccctGGAACAAACAGCTGTGATTCAGGAGATGGTAAATCAAGATGTACTTCCAAAGCTGACGATCCCCAGTCCCACTAATGAGCCACAAATGGTAACTGAAGACAACCAAGGAGCAGCAATAAACTGTGGATCAGATGATTTGGAtgatgatgaggaggaggaggatgaagatgaGGAAGATGAAGAGGAGCTGGAAGATGCCAGTATGCCTAAAGACAATGCGGAAATGCCTTTGATATGTGAAGAAAAGTTAGACTTTATGGAAGAGCAAAAGAGCATGTCAGAAGAATCTCCAGAAAGCTCTCCAAAGAAAAAGCTTGTTGTGAAAATTCCAAAAGCGAAAGGTGAATCGAATGGTGATATTCAGGAAACATTTATGTTTCCTTGTCAGCATTGTGAGAGGAAGTTTACAACAAAGCAAGGACTTGAACGCCACATGCACATCCATATATCTACTGTTAACCATGCTTTCAAATGTCGGTATTGTGGGAAGGCATTTGGTACTCAAATTAACAGGCGAAGACATGAACGGCGTCACGAGGCAGGGCCGAAAAGGAAACCGTTTTTAACACTAACAGCAGCGCAACACTTGGATAACGTTGGTGATAACCAGGTAATTGTGGATGATGGTCTTAAAGATGACTTGAACGTTTCCGGTCTTGTGCAAGATTCTGTAGTCTTGGATTCTGAGAAAGTCTCCCAAGAAATTTCAAACTCtgcttttgctgaagaaaataagGAACCCAAAGAATTGCATCCGTGCAAATACTGCAAAAAGGTTTTCGGAACTCATACCAATATGCGGAGGCATCAGCGTAGGGTTCATGAGCGTCACCTTATTCCCAAAGGTGTCAGAAGAAAAGGATTCTTTCCTGAAGAGCCACAACTTCAAACTGAGCAGGCCCCACCAGTCCAGAGCGTGTATATAGCAAGCACGGAAATAGAAGAGGAAGGTGAAGTGGATGATGTTTATATTATGGATATTTCCAGCAATATCTCTGAAAACTTAAATTATTACATTGATGGTAAAATTCAGTCCAACAGCAGCACTAGCAATTGTGATGTGATTCAAATGGAGTCTAACTCTGCAGACTTGTATGGACTGAATTGTATAATCAGTCCAGTCACAGTGGAGATTTCCCAGAATTTAAAGGTTACACAGACACATGTGAATGAACCTCCTAAGGAGCCCTCCAGCAGTGGGAGCAATGAATCCAAAAAGAGGAGAACGGCTAGCCCTCCTCTCgtaccaaaaataaaaactgaaatagacCCAGAACTTATAAATGCTACTAGTTCTTTAAATCTTCCTCTTAGCATTTCAACAGAGAACTTaacttttcataaagaaaaaagtgtttatttgtCATCAAAATTAAAACAGCTTCTTCAGACGCAGGATACTAAGAAAATAACTCCATCAAGTGAAATCCCTAAACTAGGACCTTCTGTTACATCACCACCTATTTTGCCTCCAGCGTCTGGTAGATTCAAAAGAAGGAccagctctcctcccagctctccacAGCATAGCCCAGTACTTCGAGACTTTGTCAAAGCAGGTGAGGGAAAAACTGTGTGGAACGATAGTATTCGGAGTTCAAAAATGCCAAAGTTAGAAAGCCACAGCAACTCGCCTGCATGGAGCTTgactggaagggaagaaagggaaactaTGAGTCCTCTTTGCTTTGAAGACTATAAAATATCTAAAGACTGGACAGCAGCTCCGACTTTTGGCAACGTGTGCAACCAGCAGCCTCTGGATTTATCTAGTGGTGTAAAACAAAGGTCGGATGTCAAAAATAAGAATCAGGTTCCTTGGGAATCTGTATTAGATTTAAGTGTGCATAAGAAGCCTTGCAGTGATGCTGAAATTAGGGagtataaagaaaataattctctaCAGCCAACCTGCAGTggtattaaaaagaagaaaccaaCTACTTGCATGTTACAGAAGGTTCTGCTGAATGAGTATAACGGAATGGATGCAGCTACGGACAGCGCCCCCAGTGCGAACAGAAGCCCAAGCCCAAGTAAATCATCGGAATCTCAGGCAGACCCTGACACGGATCCTGGTCTATTTGCATCTTCTGTTGACACTCAGCCCCTTCgttcctctctttctcctgtgCCACAGCCATCTGTACCTTCAGTGTGCCAGCTGCCTCCTTTATTGACACCAACAAATCCGCCTTCCCCACCACCCTGCCCGCCTGTGTTAACAGTTGCTACGTCacctcctccccttcttcccacGATACCGTTACCAATTCCAGATGTGTCTACCAGTGCCACTAACACATCTTCGTGTCCATCACCACTCTCTAACACTACTGCCCAGTCCCCACTACCTGTTCTTTCACCTACAGTTTCTCGTTCTCCGTCTCCCGTTCCTTCTGTTGAACCTGCTGCCTCACCTGGTCCTCCtactctctcctcttcctcttcctcctcctcctcttcctccttctcttcgtcatcatctccctctcctcctcctctttcagtggtttcttctgttgtttcctCTACTGATAATCTTGAAAATACTCTCCCGATAATAAAGCAGGAAGAAATCGATAATGAACAAAAGGCAAGAGAAGATCCTCAGACTTCAAGTGAATCAGGAACAGTGCAGGAAACGTTCAGTAAAAGCTTTGTGTGCAATGTTTGTGAATCAccttttctttctattaaagACCTGACTAAGCATTTATCTGTTCATGCTGAAGAATGGCCCTTCAAATGTGAATTCTGTGTACAGCTTTTTAGGGATAAAACAGACTTGTCAGAACATCGCTTTCTGCTTCACGGAGTAGGAAATATCTTTGTTTGTTCGGTCTGTAAAAAGGAATTTGCTTTTTTGTGCAATTTGCAACAGCATCAGCGAGACCTCCATCCAGACAAAGAATGCACGCATCACGAGTTTGAAAGTGGGACTTTGAGACCCCAGAATTTCACTGACCCCAGCAAGGCAAACGTCGAACACATGCAGAGCCTCCCAGATTCTTTGGACCCTtctaaagaggaggaagatgaagatcTAAATGATTCCTCTGAAGAGCTGTATACTACTATAAAAATAATGGCCTCTGGGGTAAAATCTAAAGATCCGGATGTTCGCATGGGTCTCAATCAACACTATCCGAGCTTTAAACCACCTCCATTTCAGTATCACCATCGTAATCCTATGGGTATTGGAGTTACTGCGACAAACTTCACTACCCACAATATCCCTCAGACCTTTACTACTGCCATTCGTTGCACAAAATGTGGAAAAAGTGTTGATAACATGCCTGAGTTACACAAACACATATTGGCCTGTGCGTCTGCCAGTGATAAAAAGAGATACACACCCAAAAAAAATCCAGTACCACTGAAACAGACAGTGCAGCCTAAAAATGGCATGGTGGTTATAACTGGGCCTGGAAAGAATGCCTTCAGACGAATGGGTCAGCCTAAAAGACTTAATTTCAATGTTGAGATAAGCAAAATGTCctcaaataaactaaaaataagtgcattgaaaaagaaaaaccagctTGTCCAGAAAgctattttacaaaaaaagaaatctgcgcAGCAGAAAGCAGAATTGAAAAGCAATCCATCCGAGTCAGACTCTCACATCTGCCCCTACTGTAATAGAGAATTTACTTATGTTGGAAGTCTGAACAAACACGCGTCATATAGCTGTCCCAAAAAACCCATCTCTCCATCCTCTAAGAAAAATTCATCGAAAAAAAGTGCAAGTTCTTCATCGCCTGCAAGCACTGAAAAAGGCAACAACCAGCGTAGGCGAACAGCGGATGCAGAAATCAAAATGCAAAGCATGCAGGCTCACTTGGGCAAGACAAGAGCACGAACCTCGGGACCTGCACAAATGCAACTACCCTCTGCGTCCTTcaagtcaaaacaaaatgttaaatttGTACCTCCAATTCGCTCTAAAAAGCCAAATTCATCTTCATCGTTGAGGAACTCTAGTCCTGTAAGAGTGTCCAAAATGACTCAcgttgaagggaaaaaaactaaaGTGGTTGCTAAGAACAGTTCGTCTGGAATCTCAAGCAAAGCATCCCGGAAATTGCATGTCAGACTACAAAGGAATAATAAAGCAGTTTTGCCAAGTAAGTCTGCTGCGGCAAGTAAGAAAAAAGCAGACAGGTTCAGTGTAAAATCTAGAGAAAGGATTGGAGGACCTATTACGCGAAGCTTACAGCAGGCGGCtaatgcagaagcagcagaaaacaaaagagatgAAAGCAGTACAAAGCAAGAACTAAAAGATTTCAG TATGCTAGGAGGAGTTCAAAACCAGCTTGTGTGA
- the PRDM2 gene encoding PR domain zinc finger protein 2 isoform X5: MCVDATDPNKGNWLRYINWARSGKEQNLFPLEINRTIYYKSLKPIAPGEELLVWYNGEDDPEIAAAIEEERAASARGRRHSPKAKKGKKKTQEGKNKGKKATETKQKKTDLDSTCADMRDSKEGQKEEDEKPSVSAVLSLEQTAVIQEMVNQDVLPKLTIPSPTNEPQMVTEDNQGAAINCGSDDLDDDEEEEDEDEEDEEELEDASMPKDNAEMPLICEEKLDFMEEQKSMSEESPESSPKKKLVVKIPKAKGESNGDIQETFMFPCQHCERKFTTKQGLERHMHIHISTVNHAFKCRYCGKAFGTQINRRRHERRHEAGPKRKPFLTLTAAQHLDNVGDNQVIVDDGLKDDLNVSGLVQDSVVLDSEKVSQEISNSAFAEENKEPKELHPCKYCKKVFGTHTNMRRHQRRVHERHLIPKGVRRKGFFPEEPQLQTEQAPPVQSVYIASTEIEEEGEVDDVYIMDISSNISENLNYYIDGKIQSNSSTSNCDVIQMESNSADLYGLNCIISPVTVEISQNLKVTQTHVNEPPKEPSSSGSNESKKRRTASPPLVPKIKTEIDPELINATSSLNLPLSISTENLTFHKEKSVYLSSKLKQLLQTQDTKKITPSSEIPKLGPSVTSPPILPPASGRFKRRTSSPPSSPQHSPVLRDFVKAGEGKTVWNDSIRSSKMPKLESHSNSPAWSLTGREERETMSPLCFEDYKISKDWTAAPTFGNVCNQQPLDLSSGVKQRSDVKNKNQVPWESVLDLSVHKKPCSDAEIREYKENNSLQPTCSGIKKKKPTTCMLQKVLLNEYNGMDAATDSAPSANRSPSPSKSSESQADPDTDPGLFASSVDTQPLRSSLSPVPQPSVPSVCQLPPLLTPTNPPSPPPCPPVLTVATSPPPLLPTIPLPIPDVSTSATNTSSCPSPLSNTTAQSPLPVLSPTVSRSPSPVPSVEPAASPGPPTLSSSSSSSSSSSFSSSSSPSPPPLSVVSSVVSSTDNLENTLPIIKQEEIDNEQKAREDPQTSSESGTVQETFSKSFVCNVCESPFLSIKDLTKHLSVHAEEWPFKCEFCVQLFRDKTDLSEHRFLLHGVGNIFVCSVCKKEFAFLCNLQQHQRDLHPDKECTHHEFESGTLRPQNFTDPSKANVEHMQSLPDSLDPSKEEEDEDLNDSSEELYTTIKIMASGVKSKDPDVRMGLNQHYPSFKPPPFQYHHRNPMGIGVTATNFTTHNIPQTFTTAIRCTKCGKSVDNMPELHKHILACASASDKKRYTPKKNPVPLKQTVQPKNGMVVITGPGKNAFRRMGQPKRLNFNVEISKMSSNKLKISALKKKNQLVQKAILQKKKSAQQKAELKSNPSESDSHICPYCNREFTYVGSLNKHASYSCPKKPISPSSKKNSSKKSASSSSPASTEKGNNQRRRTADAEIKMQSMQAHLGKTRARTSGPAQMQLPSASFKSKQNVKFVPPIRSKKPNSSSSLRNSSPVRVSKMTHVEGKKTKVVAKNSSSGISSKASRKLHVRLQRNNKAVLPSKSAAASKKKADRFSVKSRERIGGPITRSLQQAANAEAAENKRDESSTKQELKDFSYRLRMASRCPSSSSHNTSTRHCKKSSCTTAHFYKE; the protein is encoded by the exons CCAATCGCGCCCGGCGAGGAGCTGTTGGTGTGGTACAATGGGGAGGACGACCCGGAGATAGCAGCCGCTATTGAGGAAGAgcgagccgccagcgcccgcggccgccggcactccccgaaagccaagaAAG gaaagaaaaagactcaGGAGGGtaaaaacaagggaaagaagGCAACGGAGACGAAGCAGAAAAAGACTGATTTGGATTCCACTTGTGCAGATATGAGGGATTCTAAAGAGG GTCAAAAGGAGGAAGATGAAAAACCTTCCgtttctgctgtgctgtccctGGAACAAACAGCTGTGATTCAGGAGATGGTAAATCAAGATGTACTTCCAAAGCTGACGATCCCCAGTCCCACTAATGAGCCACAAATGGTAACTGAAGACAACCAAGGAGCAGCAATAAACTGTGGATCAGATGATTTGGAtgatgatgaggaggaggaggatgaagatgaGGAAGATGAAGAGGAGCTGGAAGATGCCAGTATGCCTAAAGACAATGCGGAAATGCCTTTGATATGTGAAGAAAAGTTAGACTTTATGGAAGAGCAAAAGAGCATGTCAGAAGAATCTCCAGAAAGCTCTCCAAAGAAAAAGCTTGTTGTGAAAATTCCAAAAGCGAAAGGTGAATCGAATGGTGATATTCAGGAAACATTTATGTTTCCTTGTCAGCATTGTGAGAGGAAGTTTACAACAAAGCAAGGACTTGAACGCCACATGCACATCCATATATCTACTGTTAACCATGCTTTCAAATGTCGGTATTGTGGGAAGGCATTTGGTACTCAAATTAACAGGCGAAGACATGAACGGCGTCACGAGGCAGGGCCGAAAAGGAAACCGTTTTTAACACTAACAGCAGCGCAACACTTGGATAACGTTGGTGATAACCAGGTAATTGTGGATGATGGTCTTAAAGATGACTTGAACGTTTCCGGTCTTGTGCAAGATTCTGTAGTCTTGGATTCTGAGAAAGTCTCCCAAGAAATTTCAAACTCtgcttttgctgaagaaaataagGAACCCAAAGAATTGCATCCGTGCAAATACTGCAAAAAGGTTTTCGGAACTCATACCAATATGCGGAGGCATCAGCGTAGGGTTCATGAGCGTCACCTTATTCCCAAAGGTGTCAGAAGAAAAGGATTCTTTCCTGAAGAGCCACAACTTCAAACTGAGCAGGCCCCACCAGTCCAGAGCGTGTATATAGCAAGCACGGAAATAGAAGAGGAAGGTGAAGTGGATGATGTTTATATTATGGATATTTCCAGCAATATCTCTGAAAACTTAAATTATTACATTGATGGTAAAATTCAGTCCAACAGCAGCACTAGCAATTGTGATGTGATTCAAATGGAGTCTAACTCTGCAGACTTGTATGGACTGAATTGTATAATCAGTCCAGTCACAGTGGAGATTTCCCAGAATTTAAAGGTTACACAGACACATGTGAATGAACCTCCTAAGGAGCCCTCCAGCAGTGGGAGCAATGAATCCAAAAAGAGGAGAACGGCTAGCCCTCCTCTCgtaccaaaaataaaaactgaaatagacCCAGAACTTATAAATGCTACTAGTTCTTTAAATCTTCCTCTTAGCATTTCAACAGAGAACTTaacttttcataaagaaaaaagtgtttatttgtCATCAAAATTAAAACAGCTTCTTCAGACGCAGGATACTAAGAAAATAACTCCATCAAGTGAAATCCCTAAACTAGGACCTTCTGTTACATCACCACCTATTTTGCCTCCAGCGTCTGGTAGATTCAAAAGAAGGAccagctctcctcccagctctccacAGCATAGCCCAGTACTTCGAGACTTTGTCAAAGCAGGTGAGGGAAAAACTGTGTGGAACGATAGTATTCGGAGTTCAAAAATGCCAAAGTTAGAAAGCCACAGCAACTCGCCTGCATGGAGCTTgactggaagggaagaaagggaaactaTGAGTCCTCTTTGCTTTGAAGACTATAAAATATCTAAAGACTGGACAGCAGCTCCGACTTTTGGCAACGTGTGCAACCAGCAGCCTCTGGATTTATCTAGTGGTGTAAAACAAAGGTCGGATGTCAAAAATAAGAATCAGGTTCCTTGGGAATCTGTATTAGATTTAAGTGTGCATAAGAAGCCTTGCAGTGATGCTGAAATTAGGGagtataaagaaaataattctctaCAGCCAACCTGCAGTggtattaaaaagaagaaaccaaCTACTTGCATGTTACAGAAGGTTCTGCTGAATGAGTATAACGGAATGGATGCAGCTACGGACAGCGCCCCCAGTGCGAACAGAAGCCCAAGCCCAAGTAAATCATCGGAATCTCAGGCAGACCCTGACACGGATCCTGGTCTATTTGCATCTTCTGTTGACACTCAGCCCCTTCgttcctctctttctcctgtgCCACAGCCATCTGTACCTTCAGTGTGCCAGCTGCCTCCTTTATTGACACCAACAAATCCGCCTTCCCCACCACCCTGCCCGCCTGTGTTAACAGTTGCTACGTCacctcctccccttcttcccacGATACCGTTACCAATTCCAGATGTGTCTACCAGTGCCACTAACACATCTTCGTGTCCATCACCACTCTCTAACACTACTGCCCAGTCCCCACTACCTGTTCTTTCACCTACAGTTTCTCGTTCTCCGTCTCCCGTTCCTTCTGTTGAACCTGCTGCCTCACCTGGTCCTCCtactctctcctcttcctcttcctcctcctcctcttcctccttctcttcgtcatcatctccctctcctcctcctctttcagtggtttcttctgttgtttcctCTACTGATAATCTTGAAAATACTCTCCCGATAATAAAGCAGGAAGAAATCGATAATGAACAAAAGGCAAGAGAAGATCCTCAGACTTCAAGTGAATCAGGAACAGTGCAGGAAACGTTCAGTAAAAGCTTTGTGTGCAATGTTTGTGAATCAccttttctttctattaaagACCTGACTAAGCATTTATCTGTTCATGCTGAAGAATGGCCCTTCAAATGTGAATTCTGTGTACAGCTTTTTAGGGATAAAACAGACTTGTCAGAACATCGCTTTCTGCTTCACGGAGTAGGAAATATCTTTGTTTGTTCGGTCTGTAAAAAGGAATTTGCTTTTTTGTGCAATTTGCAACAGCATCAGCGAGACCTCCATCCAGACAAAGAATGCACGCATCACGAGTTTGAAAGTGGGACTTTGAGACCCCAGAATTTCACTGACCCCAGCAAGGCAAACGTCGAACACATGCAGAGCCTCCCAGATTCTTTGGACCCTtctaaagaggaggaagatgaagatcTAAATGATTCCTCTGAAGAGCTGTATACTACTATAAAAATAATGGCCTCTGGGGTAAAATCTAAAGATCCGGATGTTCGCATGGGTCTCAATCAACACTATCCGAGCTTTAAACCACCTCCATTTCAGTATCACCATCGTAATCCTATGGGTATTGGAGTTACTGCGACAAACTTCACTACCCACAATATCCCTCAGACCTTTACTACTGCCATTCGTTGCACAAAATGTGGAAAAAGTGTTGATAACATGCCTGAGTTACACAAACACATATTGGCCTGTGCGTCTGCCAGTGATAAAAAGAGATACACACCCAAAAAAAATCCAGTACCACTGAAACAGACAGTGCAGCCTAAAAATGGCATGGTGGTTATAACTGGGCCTGGAAAGAATGCCTTCAGACGAATGGGTCAGCCTAAAAGACTTAATTTCAATGTTGAGATAAGCAAAATGTCctcaaataaactaaaaataagtgcattgaaaaagaaaaaccagctTGTCCAGAAAgctattttacaaaaaaagaaatctgcgcAGCAGAAAGCAGAATTGAAAAGCAATCCATCCGAGTCAGACTCTCACATCTGCCCCTACTGTAATAGAGAATTTACTTATGTTGGAAGTCTGAACAAACACGCGTCATATAGCTGTCCCAAAAAACCCATCTCTCCATCCTCTAAGAAAAATTCATCGAAAAAAAGTGCAAGTTCTTCATCGCCTGCAAGCACTGAAAAAGGCAACAACCAGCGTAGGCGAACAGCGGATGCAGAAATCAAAATGCAAAGCATGCAGGCTCACTTGGGCAAGACAAGAGCACGAACCTCGGGACCTGCACAAATGCAACTACCCTCTGCGTCCTTcaagtcaaaacaaaatgttaaatttGTACCTCCAATTCGCTCTAAAAAGCCAAATTCATCTTCATCGTTGAGGAACTCTAGTCCTGTAAGAGTGTCCAAAATGACTCAcgttgaagggaaaaaaactaaaGTGGTTGCTAAGAACAGTTCGTCTGGAATCTCAAGCAAAGCATCCCGGAAATTGCATGTCAGACTACAAAGGAATAATAAAGCAGTTTTGCCAAGTAAGTCTGCTGCGGCAAGTAAGAAAAAAGCAGACAGGTTCAGTGTAAAATCTAGAGAAAGGATTGGAGGACCTATTACGCGAAGCTTACAGCAGGCGGCtaatgcagaagcagcagaaaacaaaagagatgAAAGCAGTACAAAGCAAGAACTAAAAGATTTCAG